A part of Thermotoga petrophila RKU-1 genomic DNA contains:
- a CDS encoding ATP-dependent Clp protease ATP-binding subunit, translating into MFNLEEYTEKAQKVMMSIQDIMTRYRQNQLSSEHILLAILEEGNNVGVELLKELNVDINRLKDEVEVFIGKYGVRVPEGASVSQIFITPDARHVIEKAREEARRMGDSKIGTEHLILGMVLSPDSTAFRILSRYGVTPERVYEAIRKIRSTGKTDEAENVEALARFTMDLTQLAREKKLMPVVDREKEIRRVIQILSRRTKNNPVLIGDPGVGKTAVVEGLAQRIVEGKVPLFLRNVRVLKLDMGRLVAGTRFRGDFEERLKRLLDELKRKKGEVILFIDEVHTVVGAGAAEGALDAANIMKPELTTGEIQIIGATTVEEYRKYIEKDRALERRFQPVIVEEPTVEQTIEILKGLRKVFEEHHHVKITDDALETAAKLSARYITNRFLPDKAVDLIDEAAAYVRLESSYPSEELLKLEEEIKNLEEKINDAVVKGEYEEAAKLKVELQRLKNEYEEKRKKQEKVEPVVDENVVARIVEQWTGIPVSRIMESEREKLLKLEEFIHQRLVNQEEAVKIVARTIRRARVGIKNPRRPIGVFLFLGPTGVGKTELARTLADVLFGSEDAMIRLDMSEYMEKHSVARLIGAPPGYVGYEEGGQLTEAVRKRPYSVILLDEIEKAHPDVFNILLQVFEDGRLTDGKGNTVDFRNTIIIMTSNIGSEKILEMSENGVRIEIERELRNTFKPEFLNRIDAIVYFKPLTMEEVKKIVEIMVRQLQEILKEKNISIELTERAKDYLAEAGYVPSLGARPLRRIIELELESMIADKILEGEIKEGDRVLVDADEYGLKIERR; encoded by the coding sequence ATGTTCAATCTGGAAGAGTACACGGAAAAGGCGCAGAAAGTGATGATGAGCATTCAGGATATAATGACCCGATACAGACAAAATCAGCTTTCCAGTGAGCACATACTGCTTGCGATATTGGAAGAAGGAAACAACGTTGGTGTGGAGCTTCTGAAGGAGCTGAACGTGGACATAAACAGGCTCAAAGATGAGGTGGAGGTGTTCATTGGGAAATACGGAGTTAGAGTTCCTGAAGGAGCATCTGTTTCTCAGATTTTCATAACTCCGGACGCGAGGCACGTCATTGAAAAAGCGCGAGAAGAAGCGAGAAGAATGGGAGATTCAAAAATAGGAACCGAGCACCTTATTTTGGGAATGGTCCTGTCACCCGATTCCACGGCGTTCCGAATTCTCTCGAGATATGGTGTGACACCTGAGAGAGTCTATGAAGCAATAAGGAAGATCAGATCAACGGGTAAAACAGATGAGGCAGAGAACGTGGAAGCGCTCGCTCGCTTCACAATGGATCTCACACAGCTAGCCCGCGAAAAAAAGCTCATGCCTGTAGTAGATCGTGAAAAGGAAATCAGAAGGGTGATACAGATACTGTCCAGAAGAACAAAGAACAACCCGGTCCTCATAGGAGACCCGGGAGTGGGAAAGACAGCTGTCGTCGAGGGGCTCGCCCAGAGAATAGTTGAAGGGAAAGTTCCTCTGTTTTTGAGAAACGTCAGAGTCTTAAAACTCGACATGGGCAGACTGGTGGCAGGGACCCGTTTCAGAGGAGATTTTGAAGAAAGACTGAAACGCCTCCTCGATGAATTGAAGAGAAAAAAAGGAGAAGTAATACTCTTCATCGACGAGGTTCACACGGTGGTAGGAGCGGGAGCAGCCGAAGGTGCTCTCGATGCCGCGAACATAATGAAACCAGAACTCACAACGGGAGAGATTCAGATAATAGGAGCAACCACCGTTGAGGAGTACAGAAAATACATAGAAAAAGACAGGGCGCTTGAGAGAAGATTCCAGCCGGTCATAGTGGAAGAGCCGACGGTCGAGCAGACGATTGAAATATTGAAAGGGTTAAGAAAGGTCTTTGAAGAACATCATCACGTGAAGATAACGGATGACGCTCTGGAGACTGCGGCGAAACTCTCCGCGCGATACATAACAAACAGATTCCTCCCGGACAAGGCCGTTGATCTGATAGACGAAGCGGCCGCTTATGTTCGCCTTGAATCCTCGTACCCTTCAGAAGAACTCCTGAAACTCGAAGAAGAGATCAAAAACCTTGAGGAAAAAATAAACGACGCCGTTGTGAAGGGAGAATACGAAGAAGCGGCAAAGCTGAAGGTCGAACTCCAGAGATTGAAAAACGAATACGAAGAAAAAAGGAAAAAACAAGAAAAGGTGGAACCGGTTGTCGATGAGAACGTTGTGGCAAGGATCGTGGAACAGTGGACCGGCATTCCCGTGTCTCGAATCATGGAATCCGAAAGAGAGAAACTCCTGAAACTCGAAGAATTCATACACCAGCGCCTGGTGAATCAGGAGGAAGCCGTGAAGATAGTGGCGCGGACCATAAGACGCGCAAGGGTTGGTATCAAAAATCCGAGAAGGCCCATCGGTGTCTTTCTGTTCCTCGGACCAACGGGCGTGGGAAAGACAGAACTCGCCAGAACTCTCGCAGATGTGCTCTTCGGCAGTGAAGACGCCATGATCAGGCTCGACATGAGTGAGTACATGGAGAAACACTCCGTTGCCAGACTCATAGGGGCACCTCCGGGTTACGTGGGTTACGAAGAGGGAGGACAGCTCACCGAGGCTGTGAGAAAAAGGCCCTACAGTGTGATTCTCCTCGATGAGATAGAAAAGGCACATCCAGACGTATTCAACATCCTGCTTCAGGTGTTCGAAGACGGGCGATTGACCGATGGAAAAGGAAACACTGTGGACTTCAGAAACACCATCATCATCATGACGAGCAACATAGGAAGCGAGAAGATCCTCGAAATGTCGGAAAACGGTGTGAGAATTGAGATAGAAAGAGAACTTCGAAACACCTTCAAACCCGAGTTCCTGAACAGAATAGACGCCATAGTTTACTTCAAACCGCTCACGATGGAAGAGGTGAAGAAGATAGTGGAAATCATGGTGAGACAGCTCCAGGAAATACTGAAAGAGAAGAACATCTCCATCGAGCTCACAGAAAGGGCGAAAGATTACCTGGCAGAGGCGGGTTACGTGCCGTCTCTCGGCGCAAGACCACTCCGAAGAATCATAGAACTCGAACTCGAGTCGATGATAGCGGATAAAATACTGGAGGGAGAGATAAAAGAGGGAGACAGGGTTCTGGTCGACGCGGACGAATACGGTCTGAAGATAGAGAGGAGGTGA
- the rsmD gene encoding 16S rRNA (guanine(966)-N(2))-methyltransferase RsmD, translating into MGETRITGGKYRGRKLKTGNFFRPTMSSVRSALFNMIDVEGKSFLELFCGSCVVSCEALSRGAERVVCVDRSKRALSICRKNLESLNETATIIHSNVVDFLQNTDEKFDVVFLDPPYNDVEIINKTLSLLPKVMKENSLAVLEKSKRIELDFSNFEVVKRKDYGETELVFLKVKR; encoded by the coding sequence ATGGGAGAAACGAGAATAACAGGGGGAAAGTACAGGGGAAGGAAGTTAAAAACAGGAAATTTCTTCAGACCCACCATGTCTTCTGTGAGAAGCGCCCTGTTCAACATGATAGACGTCGAGGGAAAAAGCTTTCTCGAACTCTTCTGCGGAAGCTGCGTGGTGAGCTGTGAGGCTCTGAGCAGAGGAGCGGAAAGAGTGGTCTGTGTTGACAGATCAAAGCGTGCCCTCAGTATATGCAGAAAGAATCTCGAATCACTCAACGAGACAGCCACGATCATTCACAGTAACGTAGTGGACTTTCTTCAAAACACCGATGAAAAGTTCGACGTTGTCTTTCTCGATCCTCCGTACAACGATGTAGAGATCATAAACAAAACACTTTCCTTGCTTCCGAAAGTCATGAAAGAAAACAGTTTGGCTGTTCTGGAGAAGAGTAAGAGAATCGAACTGGATTTTTCAAACTTTGAAGTCGTCAAAAGAAAAGATTACGGTGAGACCGAACTTGTTTTTCTGAAGGTGAAACGATGA
- a CDS encoding DUF1844 domain-containing protein encodes MEEKKEKLSMKDLILLFFSTISARCWARLGLTEDEYGDFYQDLEEARLGIDTLDAIFNRIKDLVDEEVRREMEGVLSTLKLNYFHQYQKSKKKETENA; translated from the coding sequence GTGGAGGAAAAGAAAGAAAAACTCTCCATGAAGGATCTCATACTCCTCTTCTTCAGCACCATAAGTGCTCGATGCTGGGCACGGCTCGGCCTCACAGAAGACGAATACGGAGATTTCTATCAAGATCTCGAAGAAGCACGACTTGGAATAGACACGCTCGACGCGATATTCAACAGGATAAAGGACCTCGTGGATGAGGAAGTTCGCCGAGAAATGGAGGGAGTTCTCTCCACCCTGAAGCTCAACTACTTCCATCAGTATCAAAAAAGCAAGAAGAAGGAGACAGAAAACGCATGA
- a CDS encoding class I SAM-dependent methyltransferase codes for MKLRPWEFYDRIARAYDSMYETPKWKLYHRLIGSFLEEYLKNPCRVLDLGGGTGKWSLFLQERGFEVVLVDPSKEMLEVAREKGVKNVVEARAEDLPFPSGAFEAVLALGDVLSYVENKDKAFSEIRRVLVPDGLLIATVDNFYTFLQQMIEKDAWDQITHFLKTQTTSVGTTLFSFNSYAFKPEDLDSLEGFETVDIRGIGVMEYSDEQISERKETIFQLERELSKDRNIIWKAGHIFFVLKKKRGA; via the coding sequence ATGAAACTGAGGCCATGGGAATTCTACGACAGAATAGCAAGAGCGTACGACAGTATGTACGAAACACCGAAGTGGAAGCTCTATCACAGACTGATCGGATCTTTCTTAGAGGAGTATTTGAAAAACCCCTGCAGAGTTCTCGATCTCGGTGGAGGAACCGGAAAGTGGAGTCTGTTCTTGCAGGAAAGAGGTTTCGAAGTAGTTCTCGTCGATCCATCGAAAGAGATGCTGGAGGTTGCGAGGGAAAAGGGTGTCAAAAACGTCGTTGAAGCCAGGGCGGAAGATCTCCCCTTTCCTTCAGGTGCCTTTGAAGCAGTTCTCGCTCTCGGCGACGTTCTGAGCTACGTTGAAAACAAGGATAAAGCGTTTTCAGAGATAAGAAGAGTGCTTGTACCCGATGGATTGTTGATAGCAACCGTGGACAACTTTTACACTTTTCTTCAGCAGATGATCGAAAAGGACGCGTGGGATCAAATAACACACTTTTTGAAAACACAAACCACAAGTGTGGGAACCACACTCTTTTCTTTCAATTCTTACGCCTTCAAACCAGAAGATTTGGATTCTCTGGAAGGATTTGAGACGGTAGATATCCGCGGAATCGGTGTGATGGAATACTCGGACGAACAGATCAGTGAAAGGAAAGAAACCATCTTCCAGCTGGAACGGGAACTTTCAAAGGACAGAAACATCATCTGGAAGGCCGGTCATATATTCTTCGTTCTGAAAAAGAAAAGAGGAGCCTGA
- the ispD gene encoding 2-C-methyl-D-erythritol 4-phosphate cytidylyltransferase — protein MNVAILLAAGKGERMSENVPKQFLEIEGRMLFEYPLSTFLKSEAIDGVVIVTRREWFEVVEKRVFHEKVLGIVEGGDTRSQSVRSALEFLEKFSPSYVLVHDSARPFLRKKHVSEVLRRARETGAATLALKNSDALVRVENDRMEYIPRKGVYRILTPQAFSYEILKKAHENGGEWADDTEPVQKLGVKIALVEGDPLCFKVTFKEDLELARIIAREWERIP, from the coding sequence ATGAACGTAGCGATTCTCCTTGCAGCGGGAAAAGGTGAAAGAATGTCTGAAAACGTTCCAAAACAGTTCCTCGAGATAGAGGGAAGGATGCTTTTCGAGTATCCGCTTTCCACGTTTTTGAAAAGTGAAGCGATAGATGGTGTTGTAATAGTGACACGAAGAGAGTGGTTCGAAGTTGTAGAGAAAAGAGTGTTCCACGAAAAAGTACTCGGAATTGTCGAGGGTGGAGATACACGAAGCCAGAGTGTGAGAAGCGCCCTCGAATTTCTTGAAAAGTTCTCTCCCTCTTACGTTCTCGTACACGACTCAGCACGACCGTTTCTGAGAAAGAAACACGTGTCTGAGGTTCTCAGAAGAGCCCGCGAAACGGGAGCGGCAACCCTCGCGTTGAAGAATTCCGATGCGCTCGTAAGAGTTGAGAACGACAGAATGGAATACATCCCAAGAAAAGGAGTGTACAGAATTCTTACACCGCAGGCTTTTTCTTACGAGATTTTGAAAAAGGCCCATGAAAACGGTGGCGAATGGGCAGACGACACGGAACCCGTTCAAAAGCTCGGAGTGAAAATAGCTTTGGTCGAAGGAGATCCTCTGTGTTTCAAAGTGACGTTTAAAGAAGATCTGGAACTGGCGAGAATCATCGCCAGAGAATGGGAGAGGATACCATGA
- the hslO gene encoding Hsp33 family molecular chaperone HslO: MIYYGTMFDHKVRFSIVRMREVVEEARNRHSLSYLATVVLGRALIGAALVTPWLAEKERWTLDIEGNGPIRRVVAQSTSEFTVRGYVANPKVELPLNEKGKFDVAGAIGQGVLRVVRDLGLKTPFVSQLPLVSGEIAEDLAYYFAVSEQIPSAFSIGVLVDSGGVKIAGGFAVQIIDRTLEQEKVELIERNIKNLPYITELFQKAEPLDVLERIFGEKVGFVETAEIRYKCDCNREKAKNALLVLDKKELEDMRKEGKGEVVCKWCNTKYVFSEEELEELLKFKVDNSGS, translated from the coding sequence ATGATTTATTACGGCACGATGTTCGATCACAAGGTGAGATTTTCGATCGTTCGAATGAGAGAAGTGGTGGAAGAGGCTCGAAACAGGCACAGCCTTTCATACCTCGCCACGGTGGTTCTGGGAAGAGCCCTCATCGGTGCAGCTCTTGTGACACCATGGCTCGCCGAAAAAGAAAGGTGGACGCTGGACATAGAGGGAAACGGACCGATAAGGAGAGTCGTTGCACAGTCGACCAGTGAATTCACTGTCAGGGGATATGTGGCAAATCCCAAGGTGGAACTGCCCTTAAATGAAAAGGGAAAGTTTGATGTTGCCGGTGCTATCGGTCAGGGTGTTCTCAGGGTAGTAAGAGATCTTGGGTTGAAAACCCCCTTTGTCTCTCAGTTACCTTTGGTGAGCGGTGAGATCGCCGAAGATCTGGCTTATTATTTCGCGGTTTCTGAACAGATACCATCCGCTTTTTCCATCGGTGTTCTTGTGGACTCAGGCGGTGTGAAGATCGCGGGAGGATTCGCCGTTCAAATCATCGATCGCACCCTTGAACAGGAGAAGGTGGAATTGATCGAAAGGAACATAAAGAATCTTCCGTACATAACCGAGCTTTTCCAAAAAGCAGAACCTCTGGACGTTCTGGAAAGAATATTCGGTGAGAAGGTAGGATTCGTCGAAACAGCGGAAATAAGGTACAAATGTGATTGCAACAGGGAAAAAGCCAAAAACGCCCTTCTCGTTCTGGACAAAAAAGAACTGGAGGACATGCGAAAAGAAGGGAAAGGAGAGGTCGTCTGTAAGTGGTGCAACACAAAATACGTTTTCTCCGAGGAGGAATTAGAAGAACTCCTCAAGTTCAAGGTAGATAACTCTGGTTCCTGA